Genomic segment of Anaerotignum faecicola:
TCAAATCCGTCTCTCTTTACATGATCCGACGCGTTAAAGTACTCTTCCACATCGAGCAGCAGTCCCGCTTCCACCATATCGGTCATCATCGCACCGCCCCAATAGGTAAACACATCCGGCAGATCACCGGAAGCTGTCTGTGTCTTAATCTTTGTCTTATAGTCTTCTGTGCTGTAAGTCTCCAGAGTAATATCCATCGTATCGGCATTCGCTTCCTGAAATTCCTGAAACTTCGGATAGAAATAGTGATACTTGGAGTCCCCCTCACCCCAGTTTGTTGCAAGAACCAGTGATACCTTCTTCTTTGGCGCGGCACTCTCTTTCCCCGCTTCCGAAGCCTGTTCCTTTCCTGTTTCTCCGGTCTGCACCTCCTTTGTGTCCTGAACCGCCGTCTCCTGGACCTTTGTTTCCTG
This window contains:
- a CDS encoding extracellular solute-binding protein encodes the protein QETKVQETAVQDTKEVQTGETGKEQASEAGKESAAPKKKVSLVLATNWGEGDSKYHYFYPKFQEFQEANADTMDITLETYSTEDYKTKIKTQTASGDLPDVFTYWGGAMMTDMVEAGLLLDVEEYFNASDHVKRDGF